Within Sorangiineae bacterium MSr11367, the genomic segment AACGCGGAGCGGGTGGACACGTCGGCGATGTGAAATGTCGCGAGCTCGCCCCGCACGGTCCCGAGGATCAGGAGGAGCACGCCGCCCGAGAGCATCTGGAGCGAGGTGGCCACGAGCGGATGCTTCGGCAGGGTCACCGTGCGCGAGAGCACGGAGCCTGCGGCCCAGAACACCGAAGCGATGAGCACGATGGCGGCGGCGCCCATGTCGATCGCGCTGCCGGGACCACCCACGAGAACGGCGACGCCCGCGGTGCCGAGCACCAGCGCAAGGAGGAGGGGGCCCGGAATGCGGGTCTTGGTGAGCGCCGCATGGATGATGACCATCCACGCCGGAACGGTCGCCACGATCAGCGCGGCCAAACCCGAGTGCAATTTCTTTTCGCTGAGGCTCAGCAGCCCGTTGCCACCCATGAGCAGCAGCGCTCCAATGAGGATCGATGAGCGGACCTGCGGCCACGTCAGGCGATTCTCCCCGCGCGCATGCTTCGGCCCGAGCGCCGCGAACATGGCCGCACCGGCGAAACCGTAACGGGCGCCCGCCATGGTGAACGGCGGAATGGTCTCCACGGCCGCGCGAATGCCGAGGTACGTCGAACCCCAGAGAAACCAGACCGTGATCAACGCAACCCACGGCAAAATGGGCTTCCGAGACACCCCTTGGCGAAGCAAATGAGCTTCCATAACTGTGTAGCCTCTGTTTATTAGGTGGATTGACCTATCGACCTCCATACATTAGGAACAGAGGCTACGAAGGCAAGATGTCGCGCAAACTGGACGAGATCGATGCAACGTTGTTGAGGATGCTGGGCGCAAACGGCCGGCAGACCGTGCGGGCGCTTGCTCAAGAGGTCAGTCTTTCGGAGCCGTCGGTGCGCGATCGCCTCCTCCGGCTCGAGCGGGAGGGAGTGATCACCGGCTACCACGCCACCGTCGACCCCGCTGCGGTGGGAGGAGGCACGGCGGCCTTCGTGGCGCTCCGCTTTCAACCCAGCGAGATCGCCAAGAAGACGATGAACGAAGCGCTCCTCGCCGAACCGTGCGTGCTCGAGGCGCACGAGGTCGCGGGGGAAGACTGCTACCTGCTCAAGGTGCGCGTGGAGTCGACGCAAGCACTCGCCGAAATGTTGGACCGGCTGCGCAAGCTTCCCACGGTGGATACGCGCACGACCATCGTGCTGCGGACGATCTTCGAGCGACCATTGAATCCTGCGCCGGACGTGTAATGCGTTTACTGCACTGCATTATCCGTCGATGACGGCCAGTGTGCTCCACACCGTCGCAGGTGTGCGGCGGTCGTGCTTCGATTGTGCAACGGGTCGTGACGATTGTTGCCTTGTGTAGAAATCAGGAGCATCGTGCATGGCCAAATGAAAAAGGCGCTGCGAGTCCTGACGGCAGCTGGCTTGACGCTATTGGCAGGTGTTGCATTGGCCGATCCGCCGAAAGCACTGGATTGGAATGCACCATGGTCGGACCGGAGTTACGAGCCCGCGTTCGACTACGATGGCGACGGATGCTACCCGACGCCCGCCATTGGCCGGGACGGGACGATCGCGCCCGGATTGAATCCGAGCGGCGCGGTCAATGGGCAATGCCATGACATGTCGGACCTCGACAATACGAATGGCTATTCGCGCTCCAAATGCAACAACGGCTGGTGCGCCTACATCTATGGCCTCTACTTCGAGAAAGACCAAGCCGTTGCGGGGTCGGGCCTCGGCGGTCACAAGAATGATTGGGAGCACGTCGTGGTGTGGGTGCCCGACGGCGGTTGGCCGGCCTACGTTTCGGTGTCCGCCCACGGCAATTACAACACATATGCCCGCAACGACGTCCCCTGGGACGACTCGGGCACGCACCCCAAGGTCATCTACCACAAGGATGGCATTGGCACGCATTGCTTCCGCATCGCCGGCTTTGGCGAACAACCGGAAAATCTGAAAGGCGGATGGCAATATCCACCCCTCATTGGCTGGGACAATTACCCATCCGGCTTTCGCGACAAGCTGACCCAATACGATTTCGGCAGTGCCCAATTCGGATTGCGGGACGGCAGCTTCAACGGGGAGCTCGCCAAAGCGAAGCCGGCCAACATTCCGTTCGACCCCAACGGCTAAACCCTCTCGCGAGGGACTCGCCATGGTGTAGCGCGGCTTCAGGGGCAGAGTTGCGTGATGGAACGAATGCGAATCGCGCTGTCGACGTTGCGGTCGTTCGTCTGGTCGCCAATGGCGAATCGACCGTTGGTGGCGTACCCGGAGCGGGTGAGCGCGACCACACCGTCGACGCGCACGCGTGCGACGCCGGTGTCGTCGAGGGATAACTCGTACGTGTGGTACGCGCCGTCCACCACCGACATCGGAAACGGTGCGGTGTCGTCGCCTGCCCATCCGATCTGGTTGGCATCGAGGTAGATCATTTGAGTGCGCTCGCTGGTGGTGCCAGCCGGTGGCGTGAAAGACCCCAGGATGGCCGCGGCGCTGTCGAGCGGATTGTGCGGATTCACCGATTCGACGCGCATCACCACCTGGACCCGAAAGGGGCGTGAGTCTTCGAACGCGCCGTCGAGGCGCAGGAGCAGCTGCCCACCCGTTGTCGCGCCCGTCGCCGTCGACGTCTTGAGGTACGTGTCGTCATCGACGTACGTCAGTGAGGCCTGCCCTTGGGAGATGACGCTCCAGCCCTGCTGGACGACGTCCTTTCCACCCACGAGCAGTGTCTTCGGGCACGTCGAGGCATCGGATGCGGCATCGGCATCGCTGGCAGCATCAGCGCCAGCATCGACTTCGGGGTTGGCGTCGGCCACCGCGTCCTTGCCGCCTCCTGCATCGCCTTGCCCTCCGCCATCGCCTTGCCCTCCGCCATCGGGCGACGTGTCATTGCTCGAACCGCAGGCCACGAAGAGGGTCACGACCGCCAACGCCGAAAGTGTGCGCATCGTGCCACGATATACCAAGCAAAACGAGGTTGTGCGTCTTGGGTGATGGACTTGCCCGTTGCGGGGGCGCACAGCGCCGATGCGAATTGTACGTGTCTTGGAATCAAGACGCCGTCAAAGCCTCGAGCACGGCTGCGCGGCAAGGCAGCGCGGCCGCGGAAAGCGTCTCCGCCGAAAGATGCACGAAGAGCCCCCTCAAGAAGTGTGTCGTATTTGCCATACGGCAAAAATGGAATAGGCGAGCTCGTCTCGAAGCTCCGGATCCGGGATCCGTGCGGCGAGTCGAACGAAGCGGGCCATCGATCGTTTGTACGGGCATTCGAGGCAACGTCTTCGCTCGTGCCCCTCGGCGACCCGCGCCCACACCCTGCGCGCTGTTTTTCGAGTACCCCGAAACCAGCCCGCGGCCCGTCAGTACTCAAGGGCATGAAGCATCGCGGCACCGAGAAGCGAGTCCAGATGAGCGGACCGTTGGCTTCGTGCGCGGCGAATGCGAGCGCTGAAATGAACCGAGCTCCTCAGTTTATTTCGGTCACGTTCTCTGGGCATTCGGCCTAGTCGAACAAAAGGGACGAGGGGCCTTGAAAAACTAAACGTGCAGTTTAGATTCTCAGACATAAGAAACTGAACGAACAGTTTAGAAAATGGGAGCTGCGATCATGAACTCAATTCGTCTTGCCTCGGTGGTTGGTGCGTTTGCGTTTGGCCTCGTTGGGTACGCTTCGGAGGCGCTCGCGGAGTCGCCCGTTGGCAGCGTCGATCCTTCCAGCATCTATCAGCCTTCCCCGAATTCGCGTCCGCTGGCCGTGCAACCTCCCGTGGGCGTGACCGGCGTCGTGGGTAGCCCGGCGCGCGTTGCTCCGGCGCAGACGGCCAAGGTCGCCCCCAAGGTGGCGACGGCCACCACCACGTCGGCGACGTTTTACAATCCCTCGCCGAACGAGCGCACCGTAATCCTGACGGCGCCCGCGATGCCGGCACCCGCGCACATCGAGACGGTGCAACCGGCGATGGCGCTCAACTACACGGCGTCGACGGCCTACCAGCCTTCGCCGAACTACATCAAGCCGGTCCAGAGCGCCACGCAGACGGCGCAGCAGCGCACCGCGGCCCTTCGGGTTTCGGCTTCGGAAGGTTTGCCCGGCGTCAGCCCCAACCTGCGCTAATCGATGCGAAGCCCACGAACGGCCACGACGAATACCGCATGAAACGAACCTACGGGACCGAATCGGCCCTTTTCACGGACCCGAATCATCATGAACCCTCTCAAGATCGAATCAAAACCGCGAGGACGCCAGCGTAGCGCGGAGATCGAGGCGGCCATTCTGACCGCCACCACGGAGCTTCTGGCGACGAAATCGCTCCGAGACGTCACGGCGGAGGCCATTGCGCAGCGCGCGGGCGTCAGCAAGGCCACCCTGTACAAGTGGTGGCCCAACAAGAATCTCATCGCGCTGGATGCATTCTTGTTGATGATGCGGCAGAACGTCGATATTCCGAATACCGGCTCCGCGTTTCAGGATTTCAAGCTGGAGCTTCAATCGATTCTACGGTTTTACACCAGCCAACGAGGACGGCTGTTTCGCGATTTCATCGCAGAGGGGCAAAGCGACCCCGAGTTCCTCGAGCTCTTTCGCGTGCGATTTCTGGCCTCACGGCGGAACGACGTGCGGGTCATCTGGGAGCGCGGGGTAAACCGCGGCGAGATACGCAGCGAAGTCGACCCAGACATCGGCATGGACATGATCTTCGGCCCCATGATTGCTCGCATGCTTTACGGCCGCGGGCCGCTCGACAACGCGAGCGCCGAAGCTGTCGTCACCCTCGTATTTGGCGGCATTCAAAAGGCCGCCGCGTAAGGACGATCTCGCGGCATGCCACCCTGAGCTCCGTCCGACGACTTGCGTCGCGGACATGATCGATATCGCCAATGTGCATTGGCCGCATGTTGCACGAGAGCCCATTCTCTCCTTGCGACGCGGATGAAACCGCGGACGCACGACAAAAGGAGAATCTCGTGGAACGTATCATGGCGGCGGGGGTGTCTCATGCGCGTGAATCGACTTCGGCTCAGTGGAAGATCACCGTGGGCGAATCATTGGTCGCATCGGGGGCGGCGACGGTGAGCTTCGTGCTTCTCGACCTGCCCGTGTGGGCCATGTTCATCGGTTGGATCGCGTACTTCACGCGTGGAATCGATTTCCGGCACGGTGCGATCAACTTCGCGTGCGTGCTGGTGGGCCTCGCGTGCGGCATGGCCGCCGCCTTGGGGCTTCATGCGCTCGGTCCCCATCTGGGCGCGTGGACGATTACCGTGGTCGTCTTTTCCGTGGCGATGGTGGTCGTGTCCCTGCGGCTCGTTCCAGTCTTCAACAACTTGCTCGGATTCTTTCTCGGGCTGGTCTCGTATTTTGCATCGCACCTTCCGCCCTCGGGTATGACCTTCGTCAAACTCGGCGTGGCCGCGGCCGTAGGGAGCATCGCGGGCTGGTTGGCAAGCCTGGTTCAAAAGCATTGGAGCGCGAAGGTTCGCGCGACGCCGGCCGTGTAGACTACGGCGCATGGAGAAATCTCATGCACCGTAGCCGCCTATCGACATTGGTTCTCGATTGCCGCGTGGATGACATCGACGAGGCGGCCCGCTTTTGGGGCCAAGCGTTGGGGCGCTCCGTTGCGCCCCTGCGGAGCAACAGTGGAGACTTTCGCGATCTGACGACGCTCCCGCTGGAGCCCAGCATCGTGCTCCAGAAGGTGCAGCACGAAAGTCGAATTCATCTCGATATCGAGACCGACGATCTCGACGCCGAGGTCCGGCGGCTGGAGGCTCTCGGTGCAAAGCGAATTGCATTCGTCAAACAAAAATGGTGGGTCATGGAGGCACCCACCGGGCAGCGCTTCTGCGTGGTAAACCGGAATCGCGGACCGTTGATCGAACGCGCCACGACCTGGCCGTGAGCCTCACGTCACCGGTTGCGCGAGCTCGCGCGATAGTTCGTACGCGCTGCGCTCCACCCAGTTGTGGGCGAGCTTGCCGTCGCGGACCTCCCACACTGCAATCCCGCTGAATCGAATGGGGCGGTCGTCAGGGGACGATCCGAGCACGCCTCGGTTGTATCCCGTCACCACCCAGCGCGACACGACCCGCGTACCATCGGCGCTGGTGAACATGTCGAGGCTCGTGAGGCGCATGTCGCGGATTTTCGAGGAGAACGTGCGTGCCCACTCCTTGAACGCCACGCGGCCCACCACATCGCCATCGGGGTTGGAGAGGATGAAGTCCTCGGTGCAGAGGCGATCGATGGCGTCGAGATCTTGCGGAGGGTTGTAGACCTTGGCCCAGAGCTCCGAGAGAAGCTCTTCGCCGCGCGTCGGGGGGGATTGCATGGATAGGCTGTGGGGTTGGCTCGGGGCGAAGGCGAGGGCTTGCCGGTCAGGCTTCGCCGGACGATGCGACGAACTCGGCATCGAGTACCTGGCTCGGCTCGAGCCGCGTGGCCTGGAAAGGGCGAAATAAGCTCTTCATTCGCGCGGGCAAGGTGTCGCCGAGCTGCTCCTTTGGAAGCATGCGGGCCGGCGGATCGGGCCAGTCGTTCGAGGGCGGAAGCAACGCGGTGAGATCCTGCATCTCGATGCCATTCAGGCGGTCTTCGCCGCCGCGGCAGACGACCAAGTCCACCTCGGGCAGGAGGATGCCGCAGGTTCCGTCCCACACCACCGCGCGCAGCACACGGCGGGGCGCCAGGTCCGAGCGAAGAAGCAGAATCGTCGGGACGAAGCACGCAAGGAGCTGCGCCTCCATGCGCTCGGCCAGCGCGTTCACGGCGAAGTTCCAGCGCCAGGTGCGCGCGATGTCGGCCGAGGGCAATGTCCACGGTGCGTCGTCGTCCCCCGCGAACGAAAGGCGGCACGCGGCGCGGTTTCCTTCATCCCAGCCGCGAAGGAAGCCTGCCGTGTCGTAGTCCGTGCCGGGTATGGCGCCTTGCGGATCCTCGACGCCCAGGTCGAAGTGCCGCACGAAGGCCGCGACCTCGGGCTCGGCCTCGAGGGCGAACACGTGCGGGCGAAGGTAGTTCATGTTGAATGCGATGGGCAGCACGGGCGGTGCGTCGGGCTCGTGGTCGACCGCCTCGAAGTCGAATTGAAAATGGATGCCCGTAGCTTCGTTTTCGTAGGCGGCTTGGCCACCGTCGGCCGTGCCGTGGAAGCGATAGCGGGCACGTCCCTCGAACCATGTGCGCATGTGGTTCATGGACGGGGGCGAGGAGCTGCGGGCGCGAAAGTAGAGATCGTAACTCATGGGCGTGCACGCGACATGTTAGGCTCGAAGGTGCATGAGGCGCGACCCCGACGAGCTTTTCGCAACTCGGAAAAAGAAGAAGATCCCGTTCGAGTTCGTTCTCGATGAGCTGGACGGCGTCGGTCCGTGGACGCGACCCATGTTCGGATGCATCGCCGTGTACGTCGAGGAGAAGATCATGTTCCTCCTCCGCGACAAGAAGAACGACGGCGACAACGGCGTGTGGGTCGCGACCACCAAAGAGCATCACGACTCTTTGCGCCGTGAGCTCCCCAGCCTTCGATCCATCAGCGTGCTTGGCACCGGCGAGACCAATTGGCAAATGATACCCGTCGATAGCGACGACTTCGAAGATAGCGTTCTTCGTGCGTGTGCCATGGTGCGCGGCCGCGATCCGCGAATCGGAAAAGTGCCGAGCGCGAAAAAGAAGAAGAAGCGCGCACCCCGCTGACCAGCATCGAGCCCCGCGAACGAGCATAAGTGCAGCTTATGCAGTCGCTCCCATTTCAAGGTTGTCGGCGGGCTCGGCGAACGTCATGAATCAACACGATGATCACACGCACCAAAGCGATCCTTGCCTCGCTGCTCTTGTTCGGTAGCACGAGCGCCGTGGCGCCCGAGGTTCCCGCGCGCGCACTGTCCTCGCTGCGCGAAGCGCCGGCGTCCGCAAAAGTCGTCTTCCGCGTCGCGCGTCGGGTGATACCCAAGTTGGCGATGCGCATTCTTTCGCGCCACTCGCACGACGGGTGTCACGGCAAACGATGCCGCCGTTCGCGCGGGCCCCAGCGCGCGAACATGGGACTACCGCCCGTGGCCACGTGGAAGCCTCACCGCCCTGCGCACATGACGTCTTCGAGCAGTTGCAGATCGGCTTTGATCCGAGCGACCGAGGTCTCGGGCACGTCGCTGGTCGTATTCTCCGAAAAGGTGATCGCACGGGTGCCTTCTTCATCGACGGCGTTGCGGGTGGAGAACCCGAATGTGTCGCCGGGATGATGCCAGTAGCCGCCACACTTCGTCTGGGTCCAGAAGATGCCGAGTCCGTCGCGCAGGCCGGGAAACACGCTTTGGAGCTCGGTCGCCGGCACGGTGTCGTGCATCTCCGCCATGCGCGCCGGTGAGAGGAGTTCCCCGCTTTGGAGCGCGCGCCAAAACCGAGTCAGGTCCGCCGTCGTGGTGATCAGGCTACCTGCGGCGCCGCCCCAGCTCATGTTGAACAACGTGACGTCGACCAGCGGCTTTCCCGCAGCGAACTCGTTGTAGCCCTGCAGATGCGGTGCCGGCAGCCCGGGCCAATCTCCGGGCTCGAAGGTGTGCACCATCTGGAGAGGCTCCAAAATGCGCGTGCGGACCTCCGTACTCCAGTCGTGACCGGTGGCCTTTTCGATGATCATGCCGGCGAGCGTGTAGTTCGTATTCGAATAGCTCCAGCCCGCGCCGGGGGCGAAGTTCGGCTCGTGCGCGATGGCGGTCGCGACGAGCTTCTCCGGAGAGATGCGATGGAATCGCTTCACGTAGTAATCCTTCTCCGTGAAGTCGGAAAGTATATCTCGCGTGTAGTTGTAAAGGCCGCTCGTGTGCTGCAGGAGGTGGCGAATCGTAATCTTCTTGCCGTCATTCCCATGCCCGGACACCACACTGGGCAGCCACCGATCGACGGTGTCCTCCAGGCGAACCTTGCCCTCGTCGACCAGTTGCAGAATGACCACGGCAACGAACGTTTTCGTGTTGCTCCCCATCCGGAATTGGCTTTCGAACGGCACCGGCTCCGCGCTGCCCCGCCGCGCCTGGCCGCTGCGAGCGTCGATGTGATCTTCGCCGTCGCTCACGCGGGCGACCACGCCAACCACCCCGCCGGAATGGATCGTGTCGAGACCTCGTTGCAATGGCGTCCGTAGTTGGATGTCCGGGCCGGCCGTCAGACTGCTGGATGTGCGCCCCTCGACGCTGGGAGAGCTGCCTTCCGAGCAACCCGCGAACGTCCAACCCGCGAGTGCCAAACACAACGTCCTGGTTAGATTCATGCGACCTCCTTGATTCGGTTGCCAAGTAGTTCCCAACCGCTCCGCGTCCGTTCAACGCGAAGCCGATTAAATGCTTGTGTCATGTCCAAACGTGTCCAGTTCGCCACCGACGGGAGCCCATCGAAACCACCGTTTCGCTTCCGACCGAGCGCGCGTAAGATCGACGCCATGGAAGCCCCTCTCGTATGTCCGCATTGCCCCAACCGCCCACTCTTCGAGGGAGCGCGGGGGACGGTGAAGCTTCACGGTTGCGGCGTGTGCGGCGGTGTTTGGATCGGCAACGAGCTGGCCGCGCGCCTGCTCCAACAGCTCGAACCGGACGCCGTCGCGCTGGCCGATCAAGCGGCGGGTCATGGCATGCCGTTTCCACAGGTATCGGCGCGGCCTGCGTGCCCGGTTTGCGGTGTCGATTTGCGGCGGATCACGGTCCACGGAACGCGCACGGAGCTGGATCTCTGCGACGCCCACGGGACGTGGTTCGACCGCGACGAACTGCAGAGTGTCTCGCACTTCTTCGAGGAACGACGCCGTGCGCAGGTGGCTGCCGCGCAGAATTTCCCT encodes:
- a CDS encoding EamA family transporter — its product is MEAHLLRQGVSRKPILPWVALITVWFLWGSTYLGIRAAVETIPPFTMAGARYGFAGAAMFAALGPKHARGENRLTWPQVRSSILIGALLLMGGNGLLSLSEKKLHSGLAALIVATVPAWMVIIHAALTKTRIPGPLLLALVLGTAGVAVLVGGPGSAIDMGAAAIVLIASVFWAAGSVLSRTVTLPKHPLVATSLQMLSGGVLLLILGTVRGELATFHIADVSTRSALAMVWLTLLGSMVAFSAYVYAIRTLPNDVVATYAYVNPIVAVALGAVLDGEPVTRNLLLGGAIIVGSVVLIVTDRAKRHAAEQRRATV
- a CDS encoding Lrp/AsnC family transcriptional regulator, which translates into the protein MSRKLDEIDATLLRMLGANGRQTVRALAQEVSLSEPSVRDRLLRLEREGVITGYHATVDPAAVGGGTAAFVALRFQPSEIAKKTMNEALLAEPCVLEAHEVAGEDCYLLKVRVESTQALAEMLDRLRKLPTVDTRTTIVLRTIFERPLNPAPDV
- a CDS encoding NPP1 family protein; the encoded protein is MKKALRVLTAAGLTLLAGVALADPPKALDWNAPWSDRSYEPAFDYDGDGCYPTPAIGRDGTIAPGLNPSGAVNGQCHDMSDLDNTNGYSRSKCNNGWCAYIYGLYFEKDQAVAGSGLGGHKNDWEHVVVWVPDGGWPAYVSVSAHGNYNTYARNDVPWDDSGTHPKVIYHKDGIGTHCFRIAGFGEQPENLKGGWQYPPLIGWDNYPSGFRDKLTQYDFGSAQFGLRDGSFNGELAKAKPANIPFDPNG
- a CDS encoding TetR/AcrR family transcriptional regulator translates to MNPLKIESKPRGRQRSAEIEAAILTATTELLATKSLRDVTAEAIAQRAGVSKATLYKWWPNKNLIALDAFLLMMRQNVDIPNTGSAFQDFKLELQSILRFYTSQRGRLFRDFIAEGQSDPEFLELFRVRFLASRRNDVRVIWERGVNRGEIRSEVDPDIGMDMIFGPMIARMLYGRGPLDNASAEAVVTLVFGGIQKAAA
- a CDS encoding DUF1097 domain-containing protein, coding for MERIMAAGVSHARESTSAQWKITVGESLVASGAATVSFVLLDLPVWAMFIGWIAYFTRGIDFRHGAINFACVLVGLACGMAAALGLHALGPHLGAWTITVVVFSVAMVVVSLRLVPVFNNLLGFFLGLVSYFASHLPPSGMTFVKLGVAAAVGSIAGWLASLVQKHWSAKVRATPAV
- a CDS encoding VOC family protein, with the protein product MHRSRLSTLVLDCRVDDIDEAARFWGQALGRSVAPLRSNSGDFRDLTTLPLEPSIVLQKVQHESRIHLDIETDDLDAEVRRLEALGAKRIAFVKQKWWVMEAPTGQRFCVVNRNRGPLIERATTWP
- a CDS encoding ester cyclase, encoding MQSPPTRGEELLSELWAKVYNPPQDLDAIDRLCTEDFILSNPDGDVVGRVAFKEWARTFSSKIRDMRLTSLDMFTSADGTRVVSRWVVTGYNRGVLGSSPDDRPIRFSGIAVWEVRDGKLAHNWVERSAYELSRELAQPVT
- a CDS encoding beta-lactamase family protein; protein product: MNLTRTLCLALAGWTFAGCSEGSSPSVEGRTSSSLTAGPDIQLRTPLQRGLDTIHSGGVVGVVARVSDGEDHIDARSGQARRGSAEPVPFESQFRMGSNTKTFVAVVILQLVDEGKVRLEDTVDRWLPSVVSGHGNDGKKITIRHLLQHTSGLYNYTRDILSDFTEKDYYVKRFHRISPEKLVATAIAHEPNFAPGAGWSYSNTNYTLAGMIIEKATGHDWSTEVRTRILEPLQMVHTFEPGDWPGLPAPHLQGYNEFAAGKPLVDVTLFNMSWGGAAGSLITTTADLTRFWRALQSGELLSPARMAEMHDTVPATELQSVFPGLRDGLGIFWTQTKCGGYWHHPGDTFGFSTRNAVDEEGTRAITFSENTTSDVPETSVARIKADLQLLEDVMCAGR
- a CDS encoding zf-TFIIB domain-containing protein, whose translation is MEAPLVCPHCPNRPLFEGARGTVKLHGCGVCGGVWIGNELAARLLQQLEPDAVALADQAAGHGMPFPQVSARPACPVCGVDLRRITVHGTRTELDLCDAHGTWFDRDELQSVSHFFEERRRAQVAAAQNFPPPMRYDERDYDAYLEKGKWRLNRDDSNDGIDIGTVLDWLSD